Proteins found in one Agaribacterium sp. ZY112 genomic segment:
- a CDS encoding DUF2971 domain-containing protein: MSNSCYHYTSIEALYNIVTNKSLHFGSFGMMNDPLETKIDDELLRQTYENEFSEAELHPKFYFKRNNTDEFQYRSFGFSTSKFGDDLTQWRSYTQKGLGVCIEFDRVELEKQLSKLLRDEMAVSYECVYSKDEELALFENYVQSVRNNDWYKAMNQFHPDYMNHIQSGSKYITALQEMAIQIKHKSFEAESEVRFFILQDNFTGKIEIKPCSSGLTRYVSVPITPECIKSIRTGPLVDKRNNFMISELFFSNMGKLITITETTSPYV, translated from the coding sequence GAGTAACTCTTGCTATCACTATACGAGTATTGAAGCTCTTTATAATATCGTTACGAATAAATCATTGCACTTTGGTAGTTTTGGAATGATGAATGACCCCCTTGAAACAAAAATAGATGATGAGTTGTTACGTCAAACATATGAAAATGAGTTTAGTGAAGCGGAGCTTCATCCCAAGTTTTACTTTAAACGTAACAACACTGATGAGTTTCAATACAGATCATTCGGTTTCTCTACATCTAAATTTGGAGATGATTTAACGCAATGGAGATCATATACGCAGAAAGGCTTAGGAGTTTGCATTGAGTTTGATAGAGTTGAATTGGAGAAGCAGCTATCCAAATTACTAAGAGATGAAATGGCCGTTTCGTATGAATGTGTATACAGCAAAGACGAAGAGTTGGCCTTATTTGAAAACTATGTACAGTCTGTAAGAAATAACGACTGGTATAAAGCCATGAACCAGTTTCACCCCGACTATATGAATCATATTCAGTCCGGTTCAAAATATATAACAGCGTTACAAGAAATGGCCATCCAAATTAAGCACAAGTCATTTGAAGCAGAGTCCGAAGTCCGTTTTTTCATTCTTCAAGATAACTTTACAGGAAAAATAGAAATTAAGCCTTGCTCCTCAGGCTTGACTAGATATGTCAGTGTACCGATTACTCCTGAGTGTATTAAATCAATTCGAACAGGTCCTTTAGTAGACAAACGAAATAATTTCATGATCTCAGAGTTGTTCTTTTCTAATATGGGAAAACTTATAACGATTACTGAGACGACTTCTCCGTATGTATAA